Proteins encoded by one window of Mauremys mutica isolate MM-2020 ecotype Southern chromosome 25, ASM2049712v1, whole genome shotgun sequence:
- the LOC123356298 gene encoding telethonin-like produces the protein MFGKSVVLRSAGVLAAAELGCLVQEEDVLRHESFTAEWRDLSLSTRPEERCSLREADDRRKETYWQQQETRFVVQRSPWLIVWLGRLGEPLARYPLPYQRALPLPLFVPADLSAKAERGATPPQLRRMMDFETALAGGSPPNGQCRDKKAVAEITKELPPVVQPSRPDFGKGDLPRSLSRSLSQEAQRG, from the exons ATGTTCGGCAAGAGCGTGGTGCTGCGCAGTGCGGGGGTGCTGGCGGCGGCCGAGCTGGGCTGCCTGGTGCAGGAGGAGGACGTGCTGCGGCACGAATCCTTCACGGCCGAATGGAGGGACCTGTCGCTCTCCACCAGGCCCGAGGAGCG ctgctccctgcgggAGGCGGACGATCGGCGCAAGGAGACGTactggcagcagcaggagacGCGCTTCGTGGTGCAGCGATCGCCCTGGCTCATCGTGTGGCTGGGCCGGCTGGGCGAGCCCCTGGCCCGCTACCCCCTGCCCTACCAGcgggcgctgcccctgcccctcttcGTGCCGGCCGACCTGAGCGCCAAGGCCGAGCGGGGAGCCACCCCGCCCCAGCTGCGCCGCATGATGGACTTCGAGACGGCGCTGGCCGGGGGCTCCCCGCCCAACGGGCAGTGCCGGGACAAGAAGGCCGTGGCAGAGATCACCAAGGAGCTGCCCCCCGTCGTCCAGCCCAGCCGGCCCGACTTCGGCAAGGGtgacctcccccgctccctgtcccgctccctgtcccaggaGGCGCAGAGGGGCTGA